Genomic window (Thermotoga sp. SG1):
AACGTCTGTTCAGGGGATTTCTGAAACCTTTACTTCTGGTGTCTCCGTTTCTTTTTCTCATACTCGTGGAGCCAGATTTCAGCACCTTTGTTTTGCTTCTTCTCACCGTTTTGCTGACTCTCTACGTTGCCGAAACACGTGGTGTATACGTTCTGGCGTTTTTCCTGATAGGTGTGATTTCCTTCATCTACACGTATAAAATGGGGATTTTGGATAACATCCTGAGGAGCTATCAGATGCAAAGAATCGTTTCTTATCTGAAAGGAAACGTTTCAGAGCAGGTGATGAGAGCCGTTGAGGCGATAAGAAGTGGGGGGGCTGTGGGGAAGGGTCTTGTTCTGGGAGAAGAAAAGCTTTTTGTTCCGGTTGTGACCAGTGACTTCATACTGGCGATAGTTGGAGAAGAACTTGGTTACATCGGTCTTGGTGTGGTTCTCTTCTCCTTCTACGGATTAATACACAGCCTCGTGAAAGTGGTCTCAAGAATGCAGCCTGTACTTTCTGTTAAAACATTCATTTCAGGGTTTGCGATTCTGACCATGCTTCAGGTGATGGTGAACGTCGGTGTTATATCTGGAATCTTCCCTGTAACAGGGGTGACACTTCCTCTGGTGAGTTATGGAGGAAGTTCTCTTCTTGCTACGATGATAGGGTTTGGCATAGTCGGTAACATGATCCTGGAGAGTGAAAGAGAATGATACGGGTGGCAGCCGCCGGTGGAGGTACGGGCGGGCATCTTTACCCTTTGCTTGCCATACTCGAAACACTCTCCAGAGATGTGGAAGCAAAAGTTTTGTTCTTTGCCGTGAGGGGAAAGATAGACGAAAAAGTCGTGAAACAGCAACATCCAGAGTACGAGGTAGTCACCCTGGACGTTAGAGGCTTCTTCAGGCCACTCTACCATCCAAAGAACTTCTGGCGGGGCGCGAAGGTGGTCAACGCGATTTTGAAAGTAAAAAAAGAACTTCACCGGTTCAAACCCGATGTGATTGTTCTCACCGGTGGATACGTTTCAGGAGTTGTGGGACTTGCGGCAAAAAACATGGGAGTTCCCATCTTCTTGCACGAGCAGAACGTGGTACCCGGTCTTGCGGTGAAAACTGTGGCAAAGTACGCTAGAAAGATATTCGTCTCTTTCGAGAGAACAAGAGAGTTCATGACAGAGTGGGAGGACAGGGTCGTCTTCACAGGATGTCCTGTGAGAGAAACAAAAGAGGAGGTAAATCTGGAAGACTTTGTCCTTGTTCTTGGTGGAAGTTTGGGGAGTGACCTGATAAACAGCCTGATGGAGGAAGTGTACCGCAGGATCTCCCGTGTTCGTTTTGTCCACTCTACGGGATCTCAGAGATGGGCAGAAAGGCTCTCTGTGTTTCCGAACGTCACGGCGCATCCTTACATAGAAAACATGTCTTCTTTCTGGAAAAAGGCACACGCGTCCATCTCCAGAGCGGGTGCGAGCACGATAGGTGAAATGATCTACTACGGAGTGCCCGGTGTTCTCATACCCTGGGAAGGTTCGGCAGAATCACACCAGCTCGAAAATGCCCTGGAAGCTGAAAGGCTCGGTTATGCGATCGTTGTGAGGGAAAAGGAAGCCACTCCTCAGAAGATAATTGAGGCTATTGATAAAACAATGAAAAAAGGTAAAATAGAGAAGATGAAGGAAAACCCTGCAACGATAATCTCGAGAGAAATACTGGGGGAGATAAGGTGAAAATTCACTTTGTTGGTATCGGTGGAATCGGAATGAGCGCACTTGCACTGCACGAATTTTTCAGTGGGAACGAAGTTTATGGTTCCAACATAGAGGAAACGGAAAGAACCACGTATCTAAAAAAGTTGAAAATATCCGTCTTCATCCCTCACTCTGAGGAAAACTGGTTCGACCCGGATGTCCTGGTCAAAACACCGGCCGTTCGCGAAGACAATCCTGAGGTAATCCGCGCAAGGAAAGAGAACGTACCGGTCGAAAACAGGCTTTCTTACTTCAAAGTGATCCTCAAGCGGGAAAACAGGGAAGAATTTGCTGTCACAGGAACGGATGGGAAAACCACCACAACGGCCATGATCGCCCACGTTTTGAAAGAATTGAACAGATCTCCCACGGTGTTTCTCGGAGGGATCATGGATTCGCTGGAACACGGTAACTATGAAAGTGGAAAAGGACCTGTTGTGTACGAACTCGACGAGAGTGAAGAGACTTTTTCGGAATTTTCCCCGAACTATCTGATCATCACAAACGCCAGAGGAGACCATCTAGAAAACTATGGAAGCTCGATTTCAAGGTACAGAGCCGCATTCGAAAGAATCAGCAAGAATTCAGATCTGGTGATAACCTTTGCTGAAGACGAGATCACATCACATCTTGGTGATGTAACTTTCGGTGTGAGAAAGGGAATGTACACACTGGAAATGAGAAGTGCGTCCCGCCTTGGCCAGAGAGCGATTGTCGAAAAAAACGGAAAGAGATACGCGGAACTGAAACTCAAGATTCCAGGCTTTCACAACATACTGAACGCTTTGGCATTGGTGGCCCTCTTCGATTCTCTGGGATACGACCTGGAAGAAATTCTGAAAGCTCTGGAAAAATTCCCTGGTGTTCGAAGGAGATTTTCGATATCGTATCATGACCCGGAGAACAACATATACGTGGTCGATGACTACGCGCACACCCCAGAAGAGATTAAAAACCTTCTTCGAACGGCAAAAGAAGTCTTCGAAAACGAAAAAGTCGTGGTGATCTTT
Coding sequences:
- a CDS encoding FtsW/RodA/SpoVE family cell cycle protein, with protein sequence MNERSLVFFIIVLLCVGFMALSSFEMVQDYIRPTSERSVILNHLLKLTVALAFFVVFLYTDHRLLFSKQVIVGGYILSLALLVVVLILPSGETGAHRWIDLGYFSFQPSELVKIYTILFLAWYVEKNQLYMKRLFRGFLKPLLLVSPFLFLILVEPDFSTFVLLLLTVLLTLYVAETRGVYVLAFFLIGVISFIYTYKMGILDNILRSYQMQRIVSYLKGNVSEQVMRAVEAIRSGGAVGKGLVLGEEKLFVPVVTSDFILAIVGEELGYIGLGVVLFSFYGLIHSLVKVVSRMQPVLSVKTFISGFAILTMLQVMVNVGVISGIFPVTGVTLPLVSYGGSSLLATMIGFGIVGNMILESERE
- the murG gene encoding undecaprenyldiphospho-muramoylpentapeptide beta-N-acetylglucosaminyltransferase, translating into MIRVAAAGGGTGGHLYPLLAILETLSRDVEAKVLFFAVRGKIDEKVVKQQHPEYEVVTLDVRGFFRPLYHPKNFWRGAKVVNAILKVKKELHRFKPDVIVLTGGYVSGVVGLAAKNMGVPIFLHEQNVVPGLAVKTVAKYARKIFVSFERTREFMTEWEDRVVFTGCPVRETKEEVNLEDFVLVLGGSLGSDLINSLMEEVYRRISRVRFVHSTGSQRWAERLSVFPNVTAHPYIENMSSFWKKAHASISRAGASTIGEMIYYGVPGVLIPWEGSAESHQLENALEAERLGYAIVVREKEATPQKIIEAIDKTMKKGKIEKMKENPATIISREILGEIR
- the murC gene encoding UDP-N-acetylmuramate--L-alanine ligase; this encodes MKIHFVGIGGIGMSALALHEFFSGNEVYGSNIEETERTTYLKKLKISVFIPHSEENWFDPDVLVKTPAVREDNPEVIRARKENVPVENRLSYFKVILKRENREEFAVTGTDGKTTTTAMIAHVLKELNRSPTVFLGGIMDSLEHGNYESGKGPVVYELDESEETFSEFSPNYLIITNARGDHLENYGSSISRYRAAFERISKNSDLVITFAEDEITSHLGDVTFGVRKGMYTLEMRSASRLGQRAIVEKNGKRYAELKLKIPGFHNILNALALVALFDSLGYDLEEILKALEKFPGVRRRFSISYHDPENNIYVVDDYAHTPEEIKNLLRTAKEVFENEKVVVIFQPHRYSRLEREDGNFARALQLADEVIVTEVYDAFEERKPNVSGKTIWDSLLGLGKEAKFVDDLSRLNSVIVPRDNTVFLFVGAGDIVHYSKKFVEALQSSTNSPSRVSGSKR